A segment of the Methanocalculus natronophilus genome:
TTCATAGATTTTTTCAGAATAAAAAAAGCCTTTTGAAAGGCTTTTTATTATCGACGTTCTTTAATACGAGATTGCTTAGCACTACGTCCGCGGATGTAGTTCAATTTCGCACGTCTTACTTTACCTTTTCTGACAACAGAAATAGAG
Coding sequences within it:
- a CDS encoding 50S ribosomal protein L19, producing MSVVRKGKVRRAKLNYIRGRSAKQSRIKERR